The Nitrosopumilus cobalaminigenes genome contains a region encoding:
- a CDS encoding pyridoxamine 5'-phosphate oxidase family protein — MQLTGILQIRSYEKVKEFLNEEHVGRVASIDENGFPQIIPMNFVFLNDAVYMHSHVKGEKLENISRNDKVGFEADRELEFLPSYFEDPHNASLADTLYISIVIKGVGTFVSDREEKTLALNGLMKKYQPEGQYDPIQSDMRVLDAVSVIKVTPQTLHGKYKIGQHMRPDDRMVLAQKILKKNSPSAIETLKIMGFEITDSGLKMVDEPIW, encoded by the coding sequence ATGCAATTAACTGGAATACTCCAAATCCGCTCTTATGAAAAAGTTAAAGAATTTCTAAATGAAGAACATGTTGGTCGTGTAGCAAGTATTGATGAGAATGGATTTCCACAAATAATTCCTATGAATTTTGTTTTTTTAAATGATGCAGTTTACATGCATTCTCATGTAAAGGGTGAAAAATTAGAAAATATTTCTAGAAATGATAAAGTAGGGTTTGAAGCTGACAGGGAATTAGAATTTTTACCATCGTATTTTGAGGATCCTCATAATGCCTCTCTTGCTGATACCTTGTACATCAGTATTGTAATCAAAGGTGTGGGAACTTTTGTATCTGATAGAGAAGAAAAAACACTTGCACTAAATGGTCTAATGAAAAAATATCAACCAGAAGGACAGTATGATCCTATACAATCTGATATGCGTGTTTTAGATGCTGTTAGTGTTATCAAAGTAACTCCACAAACCCTTCACGGTAAATACAAAATTGGTCAACACATGAGGCCTGATGATAGAATGGTTTTGGCTCAAAAAATTCTAAAGAAAAATTCTCCCTCTGCTATTGAAACGCTAAAAATTATGGGGTTTGAGATAACTGATTCTGGTTTGAAAATGGTTGATGAGCCTATATGGTAA